GAACTTCGCGAGCAGGTCCTCCGCGCCGCCGTCGCTCACGAGCTTGCGCCCGGCCGCGATCTTGTTCTCGATCTCGACCGAGGCCTTCATCTGCGCGCTCGCGAAGCTGGCGATCCCGTAGGCCCACCCCAGCGCCGACTTGACCTTGGGATCGAGCGGTGACAGCGGCGACGTCAGCGCCGCGACCGACGCGCCGAGGATGCCGCCGGCCATCCCGCCGCCGAGCAGCGTCCCGGCCGCCCCGGCCGCGAACCCGGTCATGACCCCGCCGATCGTCATCAGCAGCGGATCCTTGGTGATGTATCCGACGGCGGTGAACGCCAGGCCGATCCACGCCACCGTCGAGTTCACCGTGACCGCGGTGATCAGCGCCGCCACCACCGGTACGTGCCCGGTGGGGTCGGTGTTGCAGATCGGGTTGTTGTACCCGAACGCGTAGCGGTTCAACGCGGCCGGGTTGCGCGGGTCCGGAATCACCGAGTCGGGCGACAGGAACCGCCCCAGGCGCGCGTCGTAGTAGCGCGCGTTCATGTAGATGAGCCCGACGTCCGCCTCGGTCTCGTGGCCCTGGAAGCCGCGCTCGCTCGCGCCGCTGCCGCTGGTCGCGGTCGTGCGCCCGAACACCGAGTAGTCGAGCTGCCGGGACGGCACGCCGGCGGCGGTCGTGATCAGCTGGATCGAGCCCAGCCGATCCTGGTGCAGGAACGTCGTGCCGGTCAGGTTGGAGACCCGGGCCACCGGCATCGGGCCGGCGTAGATGTGCGCGACCGTGTGGCCGCCGGGCTGGACCTCGAACTGCTTGCCGTAGAAGCGCGTGAGCCCGGCGGTGCCGTCGCGCGCGACCCGCTGGCCCTCGGCGTCGTAGGCGTACGAGGCCGTGGCGGTCCCGGTCGACACCGCGACCAGCCGGTTCTCGCTGTCCCACGTCAGGGTGCGCCCACCACCGGTGAGCTGGTTGCCGTTGCCGTCGTAGGTGAACGTGTCGGTCCCGGCGCGGGTCACCGCGTGGGCGTGGGCCGCGTCGGTGTACTGGTACGCGCCCACCGCCGCGCTCGACGTGATGTTCCCGGTCGGGTCGTAGGTGAAGCTCTCGGGCTGGGCCCCGGCCACGCCGGTCAGCCGGCCCAGGCGGTCGTACGTGTAGCTGTTGTTGAACAGCGCGTCGGTGGTCGAGCTCGACGACGCGACCCGACCGGCGCCGTCGTAGGCGTAGCTGGCGTCGTAGAGCCGGGTCGCGCCCTTGGTCACCACCGACGACGCCAGCGCCGCGCGCTCGGCGGTGTAGCCGTAGGTCTGGACCACGCCGTTGGCGTAGGTCATCGACGTCAGCTGGTCGCGCGCGTTCCACGTCATCGAGGTGACGTAGCCCGGCACCGACGCCAGGCGCCCGGCGCTGTCGTAGGTCCAGCGCACGACCTCGCCGGTGGGATAGGTCGTGTCGATCTGGCGGCCGAGCGCGTCGTACGACCAGCGCTGGGTCTGGCACGCGCCGGTCACGCACCGCGTGCTGACGACCACGCGCCCCGCGGCGTCGTAGGTCAGGTGATCGGTGCCGCTGGGCCAGGTCACCGACGTCGGCTGATCGCCGCCCAGCGACTTGCCGTGGCCGGCCTCGTCGTAGGTCCAGGCGACGAACGTGCCGTCGGGCAGGTTCTTGCGGATCGGCCGGCCGACCGCGTCGCGCGCGATCGCGAAGGTCTGGCCCTTGGCGTCGGTGACCGTCGCGACCAGGCCGGCGGCGTCGTGGGTGTAGCTCCAGCACCCCGTGTCGGGATCGCAGGCGCGGGTCTGGCGGTCGAGCGAGTCCCACTGGTTCGACGACGTGCGCCCGACCGCGTCGGTCCGCCCGATCACCCGCCCGACCGCGTCGCGCTGGGTCAGCGTGGTGCGGGCCACCGCGCCGTCCTGCTCGACGACCTTGATCAGCCGGCCGGCGCCGTCGACGTACTCGAACGTCACGTCCCCGACCTCGTTGGTCTTGCGCGCGTAGCCGTCGCCGTAGCTGACCTCGGCGAAGGTGCCGTCGGGGTTGGTCGTCCGCACCATCCGGCCGGCGCCGTCGTAGGCGTGGATCTGCCAGCGCGCGGGCTCGGTCGCCGGCGCGTACCAGGCCGAGGCCTTCCACACGCGCGTCGTCATCGCCGAGTAGACGACCTCGCGCTGGGCCCCGCCCTCGCGCGCCCACTTGTACTTGCGCATCGCGCCGTCGAGGTACGCCTCGGTCCAGAGCCCGTCGCCGCTCCCATCCGGCAGGATCTGCCGGATCCGCTGCTGCTGCGGATCGCCCCACGCCAGGTACTGCCAGGTCATCGTGCCGCTGCCGGGGTTGGTCTCGGTCGCGACCCGGCCGAGCGCGTCGTAGGTGACCACGCGGACGCCGCCGCTGGCGTCGACCTCGGTCAGCGGCGCGGCCAGGGTCGAGTCGTACGTGGCCGACGTGCACCGGCCGAGCGCGTCGCAGCGCCGGGTCCGGAAGACGTGGTAGGTCCCGTCGTAGGCGAAGGTCTGGGTCCGCCCGAGCTCGTCGGTGTCCGCCGTCAGGTTGCCCCACGCGTCGTAGCCGTAGCGCCGGGTCGCGTAGCCGCCGGTGCGGCTGTCCCAGCGGTCCTGGCGGGTGACGTTGCCGGCCGCGGCCGGCGCGGTCGTGTAGCTGGTGGCGCCGTCGTAGTAGTGCAGCGTCTGCTTGAGCAGCGCGCCGCCGGTGCCGATGCCGGCGTAGACGTTCTCGTAGGCCGGCTTGGTCACGACGAACGTGGTCGGGTTGGGGTAGTACCCGCGCACGGTCGTCACCTCGTCGCCGGCGACGTCGTAGTCGCCCCACTCCTTGGTCGTGAGGGCGTTGCCGTACTGGTCGTAGCCGATCTGCGCCACGACCCGTCGACACGACGCGTCGAGGTTGCACTCGTACTCCCAGCGCTCGGTCATGAGCGACGTGTACGGCGGCGCCGCGTTCTCGGCGTAGACGTAGCTCGTGTAGCTGTAGATCTGGCCGGCGCCGGCGCGGAAGTAGGTCACCTCGGGCTTGGCGATGCAGCCGACGTGCTGGTGGTAGTAGGTCTCGGTGTAGCTGCCGGCGGCGTCGACGACGGTCGTGACCTTCCGGAAGCCCAGGAAGCTGCGCTCGGTGCTCGACCACAGCCCGCCCTGGTAGGTGTAGGAGGTCGTGGCGCTGGTGCCGCGGCCGTCGGTGGCGGTGAGGGTAGCGACGGTCTGGGCCACCAGGCCGGTCGGCATGAACGTGTTGCTCCACCGGGTCGAGGGCTGGTAGCCGATCGCGGTCGTGCCGCCGAGGCCGTTGTCGACCAGCGTCACCAGATCGCGGCTGGTCTGGTTGGCCTTCACCCGGTACCCGTTCACGGTGTAGGCGTCGTCGAGGTAGACCAGATCGACGAGGCCGTCGCCGGTCGCGTCGGCGATGCGGAAGGTCTGCCAGTCGTGGATGGGATCGTAGCTGCCCCAGTTCTGGGGCGGCGCGAAGCCCTCGGCGCTGCCGAGCATCACGCGGAAGCCGTTGATCGTGTAGTTGTTGTCCAGGTAGAGCAGGTCCTGGCGACCGTCGCCGTTGGCGTCGACGACCCAGGTCTGGGCCCAGCCGTTGACCGAGTCGTACGGGCCCCAGCTCACCGGCGCGGCGAACGAGGCGCCGGTGCTGAGCATGACGCGGTAGCCGTTGGCGTCGTAGGCGTCGTCGAGGTAGAGCATGTCGACCTTGCCGTCGCCGTTCATGTCGGCCATCCACCACGCCGACCAGCTGTTGAGCGCGTCGTACGCGCCCCAGTTGACCGGCGGCGCGAACGACGTGCCCCGGTTCACCATCACCCGCCAGCCGTTCACCGGGTACGCGTCGTCGAGGTAGACGATGTCGGGCCGGCCGTCGCCGGTGACGTCGGCGATGCGGGTCTGCGCCCAGCCGTTGACGCCGTCGTACGCGGCCCAGTTCTGCGGCGCGCTGAACCCGGTCCCGGTCGACAGCATCACCCGCCAGCCGTTCACCGTGTACGCGTCGTCGAGGTAGAGCAGGTCGGTCTTGTCGTCGCCGTTGACGTCGATGGCCCAGAACGCCGACCAGCTGTTGAGCGCGTCGTACGCGCCCCAGTTCTGCGGCGGCAGGAAGCTGGTGCCGGTCGACAGCATCACCCGGTAGCCGTTGGTCGGGTACGCGTCGTCGAGGTACAGCAGATCGGCCTTGCCGTCGCCGTTCATGTCCCGCACCCAGAACTGCGCCCACGCCAGGATCCCGTCGTACGCCGCCCAGTTCTGCGGCGCCCCGAACCCGGTCCCGGTCGACGGCATCACCCGCCACCCGTTCACCGTGTACGCGTCGTCCAGGTAGACCAGATCGTCCTTGCCGTCGCCGGTCACGTCGGCCGTGAAGAACCCCGACCAGCTGTTGATGCCGTCGTACGCGGCCCAGTTCTGCTCCGGCGCGAAGCCGTTGGTCGCGGCGGGCGTGCTGAACCGCGACGGCGGCAGGCTGGTGCCGCCGGTGACCGCGCCGGCGCCGTCGACCGCGGCGTCGCGGCCGAACGGCGTGACCGAGACCAGGACCGACCGCCCCGACGACCCGCTCGCGGCGAAGGTCGCGAGCTCGGCCAGGTTGCGCTTCACGCGGTAGCCGTTCACGGTGTAGGCGTCGTCGAGGTAGACCAAGTCGACGAGGCCGTCGCCGGTGACGTCGCTGACCTTGAACGTGGCCCAGTCGTGGATCGGATCGTAGGTGCCCCAGGTCGCGGGCGACGCGAAGCCGGCGCCGGTCGAGGCCAGCACCCGGAAGCCGGTGCTGCCGTAGGCGTTGTCGAGGTACAGCAGATCGGCCTTGTGGTCGCCGTTGGTGTCGACCACCCAGGTCTGGGCCCAGCCCGCGACCGAGTCGTAGTCGCCCCACCGGACCGGGGCGGCGAACGACGCGCCGGTGCTCAGCATCACGTGGTAGCCGTTGGCGTCGTAGGCGTCATCCAGGTAGAGCATGTCGACCTTGCCGTCGCCGTCCATGTCGGCCATCCACCACGCCGACCAGCTGTGGAGCGCGTCGTACGCGCCCCAGTTGACCGGCGGCGCGAACGACGTGCCCCGGTTCACCATCACCCGATAGCCGTTCACCGGGTACGCGTCGTCGAGGTAGACGATGTCGGGCCGGCCGTCGCCGGTGACGTCGGCGATGCGGGTCTGGGCCCAGCCGAGGATGCCGTCGTACGCGGCCCAGTTCTGCGGCGGCAGGAAGCTGGTGCCGGTCGACAGCATCACCCGCCAGCCGTTCACCGTGTACGCGTCGTCGAGGTAGAGCAGGTCGGTCTTGGCGTCGCCGTTGACGTCGACGGCCCAGAACCCCGACCAGCTGTTGAGCGCGTCGTACGCGCCCCAGTTCTGCGGCGGCAGGAAGCTGGTGCCGGTCGACAGCATCACCCGGTAGCCGTTGGTCGGGTACGCGTCGTCGAGGTACAGCAGATCGGCCTTGCCGTCGCCGTTCATGTCCCGCACCCAGAACTGCGCCCACGCCAGGATCCCGTCGTACGCCGCCCAGTTCTGCGGCGCCCCGAACCCGGTCCCGGTCGACGGCATCACCCGCCACCCGTTCACCGTGTACGCGTCGTCCAGGTAGACCAGATCGTCCTTGCCGTCGCCGGTCACGTCGGCCGTGAAGAACCCCGACCAGCTGTTGATGCCGTCGTACGCGGCCCAGTTCTGCTCGGGGGCGAAGCGGTTGGTCGTGGGCGGGGCCTGGCTGACGCCGGTCACGCCGCCGCTGGTGCCGTAGTCCAGCCGGTAGGCGCGGCTGCGCGCGCCGCTGACGGTCACGTCGATCGACCGCAGCCGGTAGCGGGTCGTGCCGAGCGCGCCGCCGGTCGCGAACGTGATCGGATCGGGCCGCGCCTCGCGGAACAACCGGATCAGCGCGCCGTTGTAGCTGATCTGATCCGGGTAACAGTCCTCGCCGGGATCGCACCACCACCCGTAGGTCACGGTGTTGCCGCTGCGGTCGGCGACGGTGCCGAGGCCCCAGCGGAAGGTGCCGCGCGCGGTCGTGTAGACCGCGCGGTAGGTGCGGGTCGTGCCGTCCTTCTCGGTGACGGTCCAGGTGTTGGCCCCGGCGTCGAACGCGATCCGCTGGTAGCTCTCGATCCGCGTCGAGTGGGTCCCGCCGGTCGTGCAGCTCGGGCTGGTGCTCCCGGCCGCGCAGGGAACCAGCTCGCCGCCCCCGAGCAAGAAGACGTCGCTGGCGTCGTAGCTGGGCGCGCCGCGCTTCGCGCCGGCGCGCTCGATCGCGCCGAAGCCCTCGAGCGACCAGCCGACGCCGACGAGGCCGTTGCCGCTCGACGACGCGTAGCTGAGCGACAGCCGCGGCTCGAGGCCGTGGAACGGTGGGGCCTCGATCTGGATCTCGGTCTGGAAGGTGCCGAAGAACGGGTTGACCTGCTCTCGCTCACCGCCCCAGGCCGTCGACGCGACCGCGCCGATGGCGACCGCCAGTGTGAGCGAGAACGTGATCCGACGCCGCAGCGACGTGACGACTTGCATCGAGGGCCCCTTCTCGACTTCGGTTTGCGCGTGATCAAGTTCACGATAGTCCAAGCGCGGATCCGAACTCCACTGCGCCGGTCCGGGGTGATCGCGCCCCTGGGTCGATTTTCTTCGTCGGCGCCGCTGTCGGGCGGCGACGCACGATGTGGGCGACGCGGTGCGCCGTCGCGTCACGGGGGTTGACGCCGATGATATCTGGTGCATATTTTAGAATATGTCGAAGAGACCCCCGCCCGAGACCGCGCTGTACGTGCGGCTGCCCGCGACGGCGGGCGCCAAGCTCGACCGCGCCGCCGAGGCGCTGCGGATCCACAAGAAGGATCTGGTCGCCGGCCTGGTCGCCCGCTATGTCGACCCGGACAGCCCGCAGGGGCTGACGGAGCTCGGCGCGCTGGCGCAGCCGCGCCGCAACAGCGACCGGGTCGGGGCCGGCGCGACCCTCGGCGCGTACTCGTTCCAGCCCTACGACCTGCCGGAGGTGATGAGCGCCGACCAGGCCGCGCAGCTCCTCCAGATCGACGAGGCGCTCGTGGTCGAGCTGGCCGAGGCCGGCACCCTGCCCGGGCGTAAGCTCGGCGCCGCCTGGCGCTTCTCCCGCGCCGCGCTGGTGGCGTGGCTCGCCACCCCGGAGCCCCGATGATCCGCCGCCCGGGGCTCGGCCTCGTCCCCACCGTCGTCGAGCAGACCGCCCGCGGCGAGCGCGGCTGGGACATCTACTCGCGCCTGCTCAAGGACCGCATCGTCTTCCTCGGCTCCGAGATCGACGACGACGTCGCCAACGTGCTCATCGCGCAGTTGCTGTTCCTCGAGTCCGAGGAGCCCGATCGCGACGTGATGATGTACATCAACTCGCCGGGCGGCGTGGTCACCGCTGGGCTCGCGGTCTACGACACGATCCAGCACCTGCGCTGCGACGTCGCGACCTACTGCATGGGCCAGGCCGCCTCGATGGGCAGCTTCCTGCTCGCCGCCGGCGCCAAGGGCAAGCGCTTCGCGCTACCGCACGCCCGCATCATGATCCACCAGCCCCTCGCCGGCTATCAGGGTCAGGCCACCGACGTCGAGATCCACGCCCGCGAGATCCTGCGCGCCCGCGACCTCGTCAACCGGCTGTACGCCAAGCACACCGGCCAGACCCCCGAGACCATCGCGCGCGACACCGACCGCGACAACTTCATGTCGGCCGACGAGGCCATCGCGTACGGCCTCATCGACGCGATCCTCGCGCGCTGACCCGCGTCAGCGACCGTCGGCGCGTGCACGGCCACGCACCCGCGCCGCGACCTGCGCTCACCGCTGCGCGTCGAGCCCGCGCCACAGCGCCGCGCGCACGTCGTCGTAGCGCGCCGCGACCGTCACCGGCTGGTTGCGCCACCGCGGCGCCGGCACCGCGGCCAGGCGGGCCTCGTGGTAGCCGATCTTGAAGTCGGCGAACTTCAGCCCGCTCGCCGTCGACACGACCACGACGCGCGCGCCGGGCGCGATCGTCCTGGCGGCGACCAGCTGCTCGAGGGCGGCCAGCGCGACGCCGGTGTGCGGGCACGTGAACAGGCCGTAGCGATCGGCCCGCCCGGCCGCGTCGGCCAGCTCGGCCTCGGTGGCCGCGGCGACCACGCCGTCGGTGCGCTCGAGCGCGCGCACCGCCTTCTTCCAGCTGACCGGGTTGCCGATCTGGATCGCCGACGCCAGCGTCGGCTGCGCCGGCACCGCGACGAACTGATCGAAGCCGCGCACGAACGCCTGGTGCAGCGGGCTGGCGTTGGCCGCCTGGGCCACGCACACCCGCGGCGCGCGCGTGATCATGCCCAGCTCGATCATCGTCCGGAAGCCGGCCTCGAGCGCGCTGACGTTGCCGAGGTTGCCGCCGGGGATGACCACCCAGTCGGGCACCTCCCAGCCGAGCTGCTGCGCGATCTCCATCGCCACGGTCTTCTGGCCCTCGAGCCGCAGCGAGTTCATCGAGTTCGCGAGGTAGACGCCCTCCTTGTCGGCCAGCTCCTGGACGATCGCCATGCAGCCGTCGAAGTCGGTGTCGAGCGCCAGCACCAGCGCGCCGTTGGCCAGCGGCTGCACCAGCTGCG
This is a stretch of genomic DNA from Myxococcales bacterium. It encodes these proteins:
- a CDS encoding VCBS repeat-containing protein produces the protein MQVVTSLRRRITFSLTLAVAIGAVASTAWGGEREQVNPFFGTFQTEIQIEAPPFHGLEPRLSLSYASSSGNGLVGVGWSLEGFGAIERAGAKRGAPSYDASDVFLLGGGELVPCAAGSTSPSCTTGGTHSTRIESYQRIAFDAGANTWTVTEKDGTTRTYRAVYTTARGTFRWGLGTVADRSGNTVTYGWWCDPGEDCYPDQISYNGALIRLFREARPDPITFATGGALGTTRYRLRSIDVTVSGARSRAYRLDYGTSGGVTGVSQAPPTTNRFAPEQNWAAYDGINSWSGFFTADVTGDGKDDLVYLDDAYTVNGWRVMPSTGTGFGAPQNWAAYDGILAWAQFWVRDMNGDGKADLLYLDDAYPTNGYRVMLSTGTSFLPPQNWGAYDALNSWSGFWAVDVNGDAKTDLLYLDDAYTVNGWRVMLSTGTSFLPPQNWAAYDGILGWAQTRIADVTGDGRPDIVYLDDAYPVNGYRVMVNRGTSFAPPVNWGAYDALHSWSAWWMADMDGDGKVDMLYLDDAYDANGYHVMLSTGASFAAPVRWGDYDSVAGWAQTWVVDTNGDHKADLLYLDNAYGSTGFRVLASTGAGFASPATWGTYDPIHDWATFKVSDVTGDGLVDLVYLDDAYTVNGYRVKRNLAELATFAASGSSGRSVLVSVTPFGRDAAVDGAGAVTGGTSLPPSRFSTPAATNGFAPEQNWAAYDGINSWSGFFTADVTGDGKDDLVYLDDAYTVNGWRVMPSTGTGFGAPQNWAAYDGILAWAQFWVRDMNGDGKADLLYLDDAYPTNGYRVMLSTGTSFLPPQNWGAYDALNSWSAFWAIDVNGDDKTDLLYLDDAYTVNGWRVMLSTGTGFSAPQNWAAYDGVNGWAQTRIADVTGDGRPDIVYLDDAYPVNGWRVMVNRGTSFAPPVNWGAYDALNSWSAWWMADMNGDGKVDMLYLDDAYDANGYRVMLSTGASFAAPVSWGPYDSVNGWAQTWVVDANGDGRQDLLYLDNNYTINGFRVMLGSAEGFAPPQNWGSYDPIHDWQTFRIADATGDGLVDLVYLDDAYTVNGYRVKANQTSRDLVTLVDNGLGGTTAIGYQPSTRWSNTFMPTGLVAQTVATLTATDGRGTSATTSYTYQGGLWSSTERSFLGFRKVTTVVDAAGSYTETYYHQHVGCIAKPEVTYFRAGAGQIYSYTSYVYAENAAPPYTSLMTERWEYECNLDASCRRVVAQIGYDQYGNALTTKEWGDYDVAGDEVTTVRGYYPNPTTFVVTKPAYENVYAGIGTGGALLKQTLHYYDGATSYTTAPAAAGNVTRQDRWDSRTGGYATRRYGYDAWGNLTADTDELGRTQTFAYDGTYHVFRTRRCDALGRCTSATYDSTLAAPLTEVDASGGVRVVTYDALGRVATETNPGSGTMTWQYLAWGDPQQQRIRQILPDGSGDGLWTEAYLDGAMRKYKWAREGGAQREVVYSAMTTRVWKASAWYAPATEPARWQIHAYDGAGRMVRTTNPDGTFAEVSYGDGYARKTNEVGDVTFEYVDGAGRLIKVVEQDGAVARTTLTQRDAVGRVIGRTDAVGRTSSNQWDSLDRQTRACDPDTGCWSYTHDAAGLVATVTDAKGQTFAIARDAVGRPIRKNLPDGTFVAWTYDEAGHGKSLGGDQPTSVTWPSGTDHLTYDAAGRVVVSTRCVTGACQTQRWSYDALGRQIDTTYPTGEVVRWTYDSAGRLASVPGYVTSMTWNARDQLTSMTYANGVVQTYGYTAERAALASSVVTKGATRLYDASYAYDGAGRVASSSSTTDALFNNSYTYDRLGRLTGVAGAQPESFTYDPTGNITSSAAVGAYQYTDAAHAHAVTRAGTDTFTYDGNGNQLTGGGRTLTWDSENRLVAVSTGTATASYAYDAEGQRVARDGTAGLTRFYGKQFEVQPGGHTVAHIYAGPMPVARVSNLTGTTFLHQDRLGSIQLITTAAGVPSRQLDYSVFGRTTATSGSGASERGFQGHETEADVGLIYMNARYYDARLGRFLSPDSVIPDPRNPAALNRYAFGYNNPICNTDPTGHVPVVAALITAVTVNSTVAWIGLAFTAVGYITKDPLLMTIGGVMTGFAAGAAGTLLGGGMAGGILGASVAALTSPLSPLDPKVKSALGWAYGIASFASAQMKASVEIENKIAAGRKLVSDGGAEDLLAKFENPDSAAATLYEISSKGVVDASGSPMSVRSILDKIIANNDLKAGMLGPSQAGSVMGAILDKTVGWIPSVRLHGIVHDGYGFAFIDFGTGPGFGGAGGSAGAWLTGFLGGGNMLKGQVEGLYRWGSLDMFGGAKTDGTNRRFGR
- the thrC gene encoding threonine synthase; translated protein: MSARGVPPAQGPKRAESLAQVRGHRRVHATAARRRRQPLVTDHRPCDRAHVTFSAWFQCIAGCAGRWSLTEVRYRCPTCGELLEVAHDLAALRAAHDGAGWRALFDQRWRGPAWPDASGVWGKREVVAPHVRPEHVVSAAEGGSALLPVPGYARALGLGDVRVKQCGVSHTGSFKDLGMTVLVSTVKQMIADGAPIRAIACASTGDTSAALAAYGAAAGVPTVVILPAGKISTAQLVQPLANGALVLALDTDFDGCMAIVQELADKEGVYLANSMNSLRLEGQKTVAMEIAQQLGWEVPDWVVIPGGNLGNVSALEAGFRTMIELGMITRAPRVCVAQAANASPLHQAFVRGFDQFVAVPAQPTLASAIQIGNPVSWKKAVRALERTDGVVAAATEAELADAAGRADRYGLFTCPHTGVALAALEQLVAARTIAPGARVVVVSTASGLKFADFKIGYHEARLAAVPAPRWRNQPVTVAARYDDVRAALWRGLDAQR
- the clpP gene encoding ATP-dependent Clp endopeptidase proteolytic subunit ClpP, with protein sequence MIRRPGLGLVPTVVEQTARGERGWDIYSRLLKDRIVFLGSEIDDDVANVLIAQLLFLESEEPDRDVMMYINSPGGVVTAGLAVYDTIQHLRCDVATYCMGQAASMGSFLLAAGAKGKRFALPHARIMIHQPLAGYQGQATDVEIHAREILRARDLVNRLYAKHTGQTPETIARDTDRDNFMSADEAIAYGLIDAILAR
- a CDS encoding helix-turn-helix domain-containing protein, which gives rise to MSKRPPPETALYVRLPATAGAKLDRAAEALRIHKKDLVAGLVARYVDPDSPQGLTELGALAQPRRNSDRVGAGATLGAYSFQPYDLPEVMSADQAAQLLQIDEALVVELAEAGTLPGRKLGAAWRFSRAALVAWLATPEPR